In a single window of the Elaeis guineensis isolate ETL-2024a chromosome 4, EG11, whole genome shotgun sequence genome:
- the LOC105043188 gene encoding LOW QUALITY PROTEIN: uncharacterized protein (The sequence of the model RefSeq protein was modified relative to this genomic sequence to represent the inferred CDS: inserted 1 base in 1 codon) — protein MEAGDMDEATRAQFPLSFGKPSKVQTQTSAVHSSTRRTSAASASPNQSSRPEPGSRGSRDASGGLNGRGEEDDDGVMIGPPPPPPQANQAQPPDTDEEVMIGPPRPPLATKQVDSDDDGSDSGMDDSMEDLPRIPLSNEIVLRGHSKVVSALAVDHSGSRVLSGSYDYTVRMYDFQGMNSKLQSFRQLEPFEGHQVRSLSWSPTSDRFLCITGSAQAKIYDRDGLTLGEFIKGDMYIRDLKNTKGHISGLTGGEWNPKSKETILTSSEDGSLRIWDAADFKSQKQVIKPKLARPARIPVTACAWDRDGKRIVGGIGDGSIQIWSIKPGWGSRPDIHVEKAHADDITGLRFSTDGQILLSRSTDSTLKVWDLRQIKCPVRVFEDLPNHYSQTNVAFSPDEQLLFTGTSVEREGTSGGLLCFFDRRKXELVSRVGISPKCSVVCCAWHPRINQVFATVGDKKEGGTHILYDPSISQRGALVCVGRAPRKKSVDDFEVQPVIHNPHALPLFRDQPTRKRQREKALKDPLKSHKPELPVTGPGFGGRVGTSKGSLLTQYLLKQGGLIKETWMEEDPREAILKYADVAAKDPKYIAPAYAETQPEPVFTKSDSEEEEK, from the exons ATGGAGGCTGGCGACATGGACGAAGCGACTAGGGCGCAATTCCCGCTCTCCTTCGGCAAGCCGTCCAAGGTCCAAACCCAGACTTCCGCCGTCCACTCCTCCACGCGCCGGACCTCCGCCGCCTCCGCAAGCCCTAACCAGAGCTCCCGGCCGGAACCGGGGAGCCGTGGCTCCAGAGATGCCTCCGGTGGTTTGAACGGCAGAGGAGAGGAGGACGATGACGGCGTGATGATTGGGCCTCCGCCGCCTCCCCCGCAAGCCAATCAGGCGCAGCCTCCGGATACGGATGAGGAAGTGATGATTGGGCCTCCGCGGCCGCCGCTGGCTACGAAGCAGGTGGATTCGGATGATGATGGTTCGGACTCTGGAATGGATGACTCCATGGAGGATTTGCCTCGAATTCCTCTTAGTAACGAGATCGTGCTCAGAGGGCATTCCAAG GTTGTTTCAGCTCTTGCTGTCGATCATTCAGGATCAAGAGTCCTTTCTGGTAGCTATGATTATACTGTCCGTATGTATGATTTTCAAGGGATGAATTCCAAGTTGCAATCTTTCAGACAGTTGGAACCATTCGAGGGACACCAAGTTCGAAGTTTAAGTTGGAGTCCAACATCTGACCGATTTTTGTGCATTACAGGTTCAGCACAGGCTAAG ATTTACGACCGAGACGGACTTACTTTGGGTGAGTTTATAAAGGGGGACATGTATATACGTGACCTGAAAAATACTAAGGGGCATATATCTGGATTGACTGGTGGAGAATGGAACCCTAAATCGAAGGAGACTATTTTAACTTCTTCAGAAGATGGCTCATTGCGGATATGGGATGCGGCTGACTTCAAAAGTCAAAAACAG GTTATCAAACCTAAACTAGCAAGGCCAGCAAGAATTCCAGTTACAGCATGTGCTTGGGATCGTGATGGCAAGCGCATTGTCGGTGGCATTGGGGATGGTTCCATACAG ATATGGAGCATCAAGCCTGGATGGGGAAGTAGACCAGATATACATGTGGAGAAAGCACATGCTGATGATATCACTGGACTTAGGTTTTCTACAGATGGGCAGATTCTTCTGTCAAGAAGCACTGATAGTACACTTAAg GTTTGGGACTTACGGCAAATAAAATGTCCTGTTAGAGTCTTTGAAGACCTTCCAAATCATTATTCTCAGACAAATGTCGCATTCAGTCCTGACGAACAACTACTATTTACTGGAACCTCTGTTGAAAGAGAAGGCACAAGTGGAGGTCTACTCTGCTTCTTTGACCGAAGGA CTGAGCTTGTATCGAGGGTGGGAATTTCTCCTAAATGTAGTGTTGTATGCTGTGCTTGGCACCCAAGGATTAATCAG GTCTTCGCAACTGTTGGTGACAAGAAAGAAGGGGGAACCCACATACTTTATGATCCATCTATCAGTCAGAGAGGAGCTCTTGTATGTGTTGGGAGAGCACCAAGGAAAAAATCTGTAGATGATTTTGAGGTACAGCCAGTTATTCACAACCCACATGCATTGCCCTTATTCAGAGATCAGCCTACCCGTAAACGTCAACGAGAAAAAGCATTGAAAGATCCCCTTAAATCACACAAGCCCGAGCTTCCTGTTACTGGTCCAGGCTTTGGTGGAAGAGTTGGTACCTCTAAAGGCAGCTTGTTGACCCAGTATCTTTTGAAG CAAGGTGGTTTGATCAAGGAGACTTGGATGGAAGAAGATCCAAGAGAGGCAATACTTAAGTATGCTGATGTTGCAGCAAAAGACCCCAAGTACATTGCACCTGCATATGCCGAGACTCAGCCTGAACCTGTTTTCACAAAGTCTGATTCTGAGGAGGAAGAGAAATAA